A single Anopheles maculipalpis chromosome 3RL, idAnoMacuDA_375_x, whole genome shotgun sequence DNA region contains:
- the LOC126563219 gene encoding endocuticle structural glycoprotein ABD-4-like, producing the protein MCSKVLILATVVVCSVMAAPQKRLGGPVLGTAESQAVILAQEHNHDPSGAYNYRYETSNGIAAQQTSYDGANAAGEYSYTGPDGVLYRVAYNADTYGFQPQGAHLPVEPPVPDHVLKSLEEIRANPPRDQEFNLAALDAQIARLRATLG; encoded by the exons ATGTGCAGCAAAGTG CTTATCCTGGCCACTGTTGTGGTGTGCAGTGTTATGGCCGCTCCCCAGAAGCGTCTCGGTGGGCCGGTGCTTGGTACGGCCGAGTCGCAGGCCGTCATCCTGGCACAGGAACACAACCATGACCCGAGCGGTGCGTACAACTATCGCTACGAAACGAGCAATGGTATTGCGGCACAGCAGACTAGCTACGACGGTGCGAATGCGGCCGGCGAGTACTCGTACACCGGACCGGACGGTGTGCTGTACCGTGTGGCTTACAATGCCGATACGTACGGATTCCAACCGCAAGGTGCCCATCTGCCGGTGGAACCACCGGTACCGGACCATGTGCTGAAATCGCTCGAGGAGATCCGTGCCAATCCGCCGCGTGATCAGGAATTTAATCTGGCTGCGCTCGATGCTCAGATCGCACGGCTACGGGCAACACTTGGTTAA